ATATTAAGCAATGCACCGATTATACCAAGCAGGATGGCATATTCAATCCCAAGTAAAATTAAAGCTAGGGTATTTAGTATTGCTACCATGACAAATTCGATGATCAGTCCTATCAGGTATTGTTGAATAACTAATTTGATCTGGCTCACAATTTTTGCTACAGAGATTTGATTCTTTTTACTAAATACCTTATAAATAAAATCTCTTAAAAGTGGTTGATAGAATAAGATCATAAAGATGTACACCGGAATCAAAAAAATGATCACCAATCCGCTACCGAGGATAACTAATGTTTGTCCAATGGCTGCACTGCTCATTTTTATTATTTCTTCAGAAATCTTAGCAATCCATTCAAGGATACTTTTAGTATTAATATCGAAATAGGCCGATGCTCCAATGATTAATAAGTCAATCATCGCATTAAACCTTTCTGTCAGCAATGGCCATGATTCGCTAAATCGGCTAAGTTGTGAGATTAAAAGTGTAGTAAATCCGATGAAAATTATGAATGTTAGACTTAAGGTAATTAGGATTGACAATAGCCTGTTAATTTTTAGTTTGACAAATAAATTCACAATAGGATGGAGAACAATTGCAATAATGGTTGCAAAAACCAAAGGGATAATAATGCTTTGAGCAAGATATAAAATCGTAATGAATGCTAACAAGCTAATAAAAAGGTAAGCAGCATTGGCGTAAATCGGTAATTTTAATTCCTTATCCATTAGTTTATAGGATTCTTTTCCTTTTTGTTGAAAATATGTTGAAATATAAACTGACCAAACATTTTAATTGCTTCAGGGTGATGGGCAACAAAATTTGTAACGCCTACCTGTAATATTTTACCGATGAGTTTTCTGCCAACATTATCTGAAGTGCCGACTACGATTTTTTTTGAGATATAGCCACTGGCCATGCCTGTGGCAGAAGCTAAAATATTATCAGTTAAATAGTGCGATGAAACGATATCTTTCAAGGTATTTTCGATAAGGTTAATTGGCTTTAAACTTTCGTAGGTAAGGAAGAATTGTTCTTTTAATTCCTGACCTACTAAAGTCTGTTTAGCCTCAAGTAACTCAATGGACCTTCTCAAATCTGAGCTAGAACTGCTTTTTTGCATAGGATGCTATTTATGTAACATTTTTATGATATAGTTATTGTTGCGCTCTTTAATCCATTTGTGCAAAAAGACCCGAAAGATGATTCCCGAAAAGCCATAAAATGCGGCTACAGCAGCAAAGCCTAAATACGTTTTGCCCAGCAATTCACCAAGCCAGAAAGCAATTCCGAGATTGAAAAACAGCATAAATAGGGCAATGATCCCAATGGCAATTGATTGTGGTAATATGGAGGAACCTATATCTGCCAATATTTCAAAAGCTTTAAGC
This Bacteroidota bacterium DNA region includes the following protein-coding sequences:
- a CDS encoding AI-2E family transporter, which produces MDKELKLPIYANAAYLFISLLAFITILYLAQSIIIPLVFATIIAIVLHPIVNLFVKLKINRLLSILITLSLTFIIFIGFTTLLISQLSRFSESWPLLTERFNAMIDLLIIGASAYFDINTKSILEWIAKISEEIIKMSSAAIGQTLVILGSGLVIIFLIPVYIFMILFYQPLLRDFIYKVFSKKNQISVAKIVSQIKLVIQQYLIGLIIEFVMVAILNTLALILLGIEYAILLGIIGALLNIIPYLGGIISVALFMLVAFVTKSPEYVIYVVGAYSLIQFIDNNYIVPKIVASKVKINALFSIIVVIAGNALWGVSGMFLSIPLLAILKLIFDHVESLKPWGFLLGDTMPSQIKIKHKYKRDRAG